The Gemmatimonadota bacterium genome has a segment encoding these proteins:
- a CDS encoding PQQ-binding-like beta-propeller repeat protein: MTFAQALPAQSVGTQTDGEWRVHHRDYAGTHYSPLAQIDKSNVGRLAIAWRWAPDTAERPPDVRNISTPLMVKGTLYFTSGVNRSVIAVDAATGAAKWRWDYDDGSRTAVSPRRNSGRGVSYWAQGTDERIYVTTPGFRLVALDAKSGKPVAAFGEQGVVDLKRHLGVEVNVDSAAIGSSSPPLIWDNTIVIGPALELGGQPRSRRNVPGRIIAIDARTGAFKWRFNTIPVRGEAGNESWEADSWTYTGNAGAWAPLSLDTRRGWVFLPVEGATGDYYGGHRPGNNLYSSSLVALDVRTGKRQWHYQIVHHDIWDYDTPTAPILADVTVGGRRREVVIQITKQSFAYVFDRGTGQPIWPIEERAVPVSDVPGEHAAPTQPFPTRPAPYDRQGVSLDDLLDFTPEIRAKALEAVKGFRMGGLFTPPSLASAPDGTKGMLSLPGSVGGANWEHGAYDPETGTLYVGSFTNLALLALGNQPQRSDMNFVQAGGQLPSLGEGLPVIKPPWNRVTAIDMNTGDHRWMVPAGETPDRVRNHPLLKGLTLPPLGGFTRPVLLATKSLLFVGEGSGGAPILKALDKATGETVWSTRLNGAVTAQPMTYMVNGKQYLAVWTGAARNKPPSELVVLALP, translated from the coding sequence ATGACGTTTGCTCAGGCTCTGCCGGCGCAGTCGGTGGGGACGCAGACCGACGGGGAGTGGCGGGTGCATCATCGCGACTACGCGGGGACGCACTACTCGCCGCTGGCGCAGATCGATAAGTCGAATGTCGGTCGGCTCGCGATCGCCTGGCGCTGGGCGCCGGATACGGCGGAGCGTCCGCCCGATGTGCGGAACATCTCCACGCCGCTGATGGTGAAGGGGACGCTATACTTCACGAGTGGGGTGAATCGCTCGGTCATCGCTGTGGACGCGGCGACGGGGGCGGCGAAGTGGCGTTGGGACTATGACGATGGATCGCGCACGGCCGTGTCGCCGCGGCGCAACTCGGGGCGCGGGGTCTCCTATTGGGCACAGGGCACCGACGAGCGGATCTATGTCACCACTCCCGGCTTTCGCCTCGTCGCGCTCGACGCAAAGAGCGGGAAGCCGGTGGCTGCATTCGGCGAGCAGGGTGTCGTCGATCTCAAGCGGCACCTCGGGGTTGAGGTCAACGTGGACTCGGCAGCCATTGGCTCGAGCTCGCCGCCGTTGATCTGGGACAACACGATCGTCATCGGCCCCGCGCTCGAGCTCGGGGGCCAGCCGCGCTCGCGTCGCAATGTTCCCGGGCGCATCATCGCCATCGATGCGCGGACCGGTGCCTTCAAGTGGCGATTCAACACGATCCCGGTGAGGGGAGAAGCCGGGAACGAGAGCTGGGAAGCCGACTCGTGGACCTACACAGGGAACGCTGGCGCCTGGGCGCCCCTCTCCCTGGACACGCGGCGCGGCTGGGTCTTCCTGCCCGTCGAGGGCGCGACCGGTGACTACTACGGCGGGCACCGCCCCGGGAACAACCTCTATTCCAGCTCGCTCGTCGCGCTCGACGTCCGCACCGGGAAGCGGCAGTGGCACTACCAGATCGTCCATCACGACATCTGGGACTACGACACCCCCACGGCGCCGATCCTCGCCGACGTGACCGTGGGTGGGCGTCGCCGCGAGGTCGTCATCCAGATCACCAAACAGTCGTTTGCCTACGTGTTCGACCGGGGCACGGGGCAACCGATCTGGCCCATCGAGGAGCGGGCGGTGCCCGTGAGCGACGTGCCCGGGGAACACGCGGCGCCCACCCAGCCCTTTCCCACGCGGCCGGCGCCGTACGACCGCCAAGGGGTGAGTCTCGACGACCTGCTCGACTTCACTCCGGAGATCCGCGCGAAGGCGTTGGAGGCGGTGAAGGGATTCCGGATGGGCGGGCTGTTCACGCCGCCCTCGCTCGCCAGTGCGCCGGACGGCACCAAGGGGATGCTCTCCCTCCCCGGCTCCGTCGGAGGGGCCAATTGGGAACACGGCGCATATGACCCGGAAACGGGGACGTTGTACGTCGGGTCATTCACCAACCTGGCCCTGTTGGCACTAGGCAACCAGCCGCAGCGCTCCGACATGAACTTCGTGCAGGCCGGCGGTCAGTTGCCATCGTTAGGCGAGGGGTTGCCGGTGATCAAGCCGCCCTGGAACCGGGTCACGGCGATCGACATGAACACGGGCGACCATCGTTGGATGGTGCCAGCCGGCGAGACACCGGACCGCGTCCGCAACCATCCCCTGCTGAAGGGATTGACCCTGCCGCCGCTTGGCGGCTTCACCCGCCCGGTCCTGCTCGCCACCAAGTCCCTGCTCTTCGTTGGCGAAGGCTCTGGTGGGGCTCCCATACTCAAAGCGCTGGACAAGGCCACGGGAGAAACGGTCTGGTCAACGCGTCTGAACGGGGCGGTCACGGCGCAACCCATGACCTACATGGTGAACGGGAAGCAGTACCTTGCCGTCTGGACCGGTGCGGCGAGGAACAAGCCACCCAGCGAGCTGGTTGTGCTTGCACTCCCGTAA
- a CDS encoding S9 family peptidase, whose protein sequence is MRGPVIALAFVVPSALAAQARPIVPAAEYGRWETPGAAALSPNGSWFAWTVNRVDETTELRVRRMDRAAPQVVAQGGAPVFSVNSAWLLYTVQPTPTEREKLEREKKPVRGTTGVMDLSSGAEHILGAATAARFSADGRFVAARLHPTDASKRDAADLLVRDLTAGTTQVVGNVAAFQWAESGALLAMTLETDGNAGNGVQLLDAGTGRLVTLASSTERYRAMSWRRAAADLVVLRSQVQPAFRDTNHVVLAWRGLGSPAMTPLVLDPASGTAVPRELRVADARAPEWSRDGASIVIGLRPRDAQRDSARSSAAAPKASDVQVWHASDVRPIPMQKVQDAQDARRTLAAVWWPAEGRVVRIQDDLMDQVTIAEQGRMAVAVTTSPYPWNQMFGRRRVDVHAIDLVTGQRRVLGDSVRFTGGLSPRGTYYAFFSDGRWRIANTATGAVTAANVPGADFQQRDTDSPTDEFGPFGLGGWSSDERWLYVYDRYDIWRIAADGQTGARLTNGVGERLVHRFAPTAPFGRGSSTIETGKTTWISLTGEWSKQGGYARLLPNGTVERATLGTFSHGGLLKADSVATVAFTREKFDVPPTWFVASTDLNAARPAGTFNEFRGAQAWGRAELVEFTSDSGRRQQGALYYPANYDPSKKYPMIVNTYELMSQDVHRFMVPSEKTYYNRTVWTQQGYFVYTPDIVFRWGDPGRSYMESLVPAVKAVIAMGVVDSARIGLVGHSWGGYEATYAPTQTNLFATSIAGAPITNFLSFAGAFHWSAGMPEFDHWETGQGRMVKPPWEDFEGHVRNSPAAFVHKLERPMLMMFGDADGTVDWHQGVEFYNFARRAGKKDFVMLVYPGEDHGLRKKENQVDYHRRILEWFGHYLKGEPAPEWIRRGVTWQERKAVVASPVPDAGR, encoded by the coding sequence ATGCGCGGTCCAGTCATCGCCCTCGCCTTCGTCGTGCCCTCGGCGCTTGCCGCACAGGCTCGACCCATCGTGCCCGCCGCGGAATACGGCCGGTGGGAGACTCCCGGTGCCGCGGCGCTGTCGCCCAACGGCTCCTGGTTTGCCTGGACCGTCAACCGGGTGGATGAAACGACCGAGTTACGCGTCCGCCGCATGGATCGCGCGGCCCCGCAGGTGGTGGCGCAGGGTGGTGCGCCGGTGTTCAGCGTCAACAGCGCCTGGCTGCTTTACACCGTCCAACCAACGCCAACCGAGCGCGAGAAGCTCGAGCGGGAAAAGAAGCCGGTGCGGGGGACGACCGGCGTGATGGACCTGTCCAGCGGTGCCGAGCACATCCTGGGTGCGGCGACGGCCGCACGGTTCAGCGCGGATGGACGGTTTGTGGCCGCGCGCCTCCACCCCACGGATGCAAGCAAGCGCGACGCCGCGGATCTTCTGGTGCGCGACCTCACGGCAGGGACCACGCAGGTGGTCGGCAACGTGGCGGCATTTCAATGGGCCGAGTCGGGTGCGTTGCTTGCGATGACGCTGGAGACCGACGGAAACGCCGGGAATGGGGTCCAACTTCTGGATGCAGGGACGGGACGACTCGTGACCCTGGCGTCGTCGACGGAACGGTACCGGGCGATGTCGTGGCGTCGTGCGGCCGCAGACCTCGTGGTGCTGCGCAGCCAGGTACAGCCAGCCTTCCGGGACACCAACCATGTGGTGCTGGCCTGGCGCGGGCTGGGCAGCCCGGCGATGACGCCCTTGGTCCTTGATCCCGCGTCTGGCACTGCCGTGCCCCGCGAGCTGCGTGTGGCGGATGCCCGCGCCCCCGAGTGGTCGCGCGATGGCGCGTCGATCGTGATCGGCTTGCGGCCGCGCGATGCCCAACGAGACAGCGCCCGCAGCAGCGCCGCGGCGCCGAAAGCGTCGGACGTACAGGTCTGGCATGCGAGCGATGTGCGTCCGATCCCGATGCAGAAGGTGCAGGATGCGCAGGATGCGCGACGGACCCTCGCGGCGGTGTGGTGGCCCGCCGAGGGTCGCGTGGTTCGCATCCAGGATGACCTGATGGACCAGGTGACCATTGCCGAACAGGGGCGCATGGCCGTGGCGGTCACCACGTCGCCCTATCCATGGAACCAGATGTTCGGCCGTCGGCGCGTGGACGTTCACGCGATCGACCTGGTCACCGGGCAGCGACGTGTGCTGGGGGATAGCGTGCGCTTCACCGGGGGATTGAGCCCGCGCGGCACGTACTACGCCTTCTTCTCCGACGGTCGCTGGCGCATCGCGAACACCGCCACCGGCGCCGTGACAGCGGCCAACGTGCCGGGAGCCGACTTCCAGCAGCGTGACACCGACTCTCCAACCGACGAGTTCGGGCCGTTCGGTTTGGGGGGCTGGTCGTCGGATGAACGCTGGCTCTACGTGTACGACAGGTACGACATCTGGCGCATCGCGGCCGATGGCCAGACGGGGGCGCGCCTGACGAACGGCGTGGGCGAGCGGTTGGTGCACCGCTTCGCCCCGACGGCACCGTTCGGGCGCGGAAGCTCCACGATAGAGACGGGAAAGACCACCTGGATCTCCCTCACGGGGGAGTGGTCCAAGCAGGGCGGGTATGCGCGACTGCTCCCTAACGGCACCGTGGAGCGCGCGACGTTGGGCACTTTCTCACACGGCGGGCTGCTCAAGGCAGACAGCGTGGCGACGGTGGCCTTTACGCGTGAGAAGTTCGATGTGCCCCCGACCTGGTTTGTCGCAAGCACCGACCTGAATGCGGCGCGTCCCGCGGGGACGTTCAACGAATTCCGCGGCGCGCAGGCCTGGGGGCGCGCGGAGCTGGTTGAGTTCACCAGCGACTCCGGGCGGCGCCAGCAGGGGGCGCTCTACTACCCGGCGAACTACGATCCGTCGAAGAAGTACCCAATGATCGTGAACACCTACGAGCTGATGTCGCAGGATGTGCACCGCTTCATGGTGCCATCCGAGAAGACGTACTACAACCGCACGGTCTGGACGCAGCAGGGGTACTTCGTCTACACGCCGGACATCGTCTTTCGCTGGGGTGACCCGGGGCGTTCGTACATGGAGAGCCTGGTGCCGGCGGTGAAGGCGGTGATCGCGATGGGCGTCGTGGATTCGGCGCGCATTGGCCTGGTCGGGCATTCATGGGGAGGATACGAGGCGACCTACGCCCCCACGCAGACCAACCTCTTCGCGACGTCGATCGCCGGCGCGCCGATCACGAACTTCCTGTCGTTCGCCGGCGCCTTCCACTGGAGCGCCGGGATGCCGGAGTTCGACCACTGGGAGACGGGGCAGGGGCGGATGGTCAAGCCACCCTGGGAGGATTTCGAGGGGCACGTGCGCAACTCGCCCGCCGCCTTCGTCCACAAGCTGGAGCGCCCGATGCTGATGATGTTCGGCGACGCCGACGGCACGGTGGACTGGCACCAGGGGGTCGAGTTCTACAACTTCGCGCGGCGGGCCGGCAAGAAGGATTTTGTCATGCTGGTCTACCCCGGCGAGGACCACGGGCTGCGGAAGAAGGAGAACCAGGTGGACTATCATCGCCGCATCCTGGAGTGGTTTGGGCACTACCTGAAGGGAGAGCCGGCGCCGGAGTGGATCCGGCGCGGGGTGACCTGGCAGGAGCGCAAGGCGGTGGTGGCGAGCCCGGTGCCGGATGCGGGGAGGTAG
- a CDS encoding tetratricopeptide repeat protein, giving the protein MRHIWLLLNFVGLVTGTAQPSANQASADLSVSRRLAAAQGAARIPLLANLAEQRREEADTVLAITNEALLLLATHPSVEWEARIRASRSHALEVKGNFPDALAEAQRAEAVARPSGRAASLGAAMYQTATVEWRMARYDSALVHAERARNLLATGGATDTWIRAVSLVGAIHHAMGDLERGLQGYLAALRISDSLGNEIAAARSHNNIGLIYLDLERTAEGLDALRRALAIHERLGPQSNLANTLNNIGLALLEEERPAEALPYLTRVLAMDREAGNPYGEAKELINIGGAYEDLGQPARALDYFTQSLALREQIGDKDGMVRSIGAIAKVRMRTGDPRSAIPLFERSIALAGEIQNRIDEAEQLGLLAQAKAAAGDSAGAYATFRLFHERQQALLDSASHQRIAEMEAQYRTRERERDLTQVRQLAESRRRWLISLSIASALLAGSLMLVGVLHATKRRARRAHAESEARYRTLFQSSTIPTLLVDRERRTVIDLNGPTRSLLDLAADVRALPLADIAAEPIRLALARLLDAPRDGSMAFDDRWTDATGQTCWTEVRGSEVALDGRTSLLVTVRDTSDRHRQDEAREREDRIQSLGVLAGGIAHDFNNALMAILGNVSLARNAADEQRNELLGQAELATLGASRLTRQLLTFARGGQPVRRATSIAQLLPGAVALAEAGVKAAVDLKIPEGLWAASVDAGQFSQVIANLVLNAIEATDGRGHVRVRASNHAGTLEPEGASDSAQFVRIDVEDDGPGIPDTVLHRVFDPYFTTKAGGNGLGLATAYSICRQHGGTLRVTSREGAGTTFSAWFPAGVDWAVVAPPAPSEQPDGAGTILVLDDEPMVRRVLQRMLADWGYAVQECSDGAEAVSRYAERLSQGMPFDLLIMDLTIPGGMGGRQAMAEILAIDPNARAIVASGYADDPTMSAFRDAGFQAALAKPFQREDLGRAITAVLGESAVRKG; this is encoded by the coding sequence CCGTGAGGAAGCGGATACCGTGCTCGCCATCACCAACGAAGCACTGCTGCTGTTGGCCACCCACCCGTCCGTCGAGTGGGAAGCCCGCATCCGCGCCTCGCGCAGCCACGCCCTCGAGGTCAAGGGCAATTTTCCGGACGCCCTCGCCGAAGCGCAGCGTGCGGAGGCGGTCGCGCGCCCATCAGGACGCGCCGCGTCGCTGGGCGCGGCGATGTACCAGACGGCCACCGTGGAATGGCGCATGGCACGGTACGACTCCGCGCTCGTGCACGCTGAACGTGCCCGCAACCTCCTGGCCACGGGAGGGGCCACCGATACGTGGATCCGGGCAGTGTCTCTGGTTGGGGCCATCCATCACGCCATGGGCGACCTCGAGCGCGGGCTCCAGGGGTACCTGGCGGCGCTGCGGATCTCCGACTCACTCGGGAACGAAATCGCTGCCGCCCGATCGCACAACAACATCGGCCTCATATACCTCGATCTCGAGCGAACGGCCGAGGGACTCGACGCGTTGCGCCGGGCACTCGCGATTCACGAGCGACTTGGCCCCCAATCCAACCTCGCCAACACCCTGAACAATATCGGGCTCGCCCTCCTCGAGGAGGAAAGGCCCGCGGAAGCGCTGCCGTACCTGACGAGGGTGCTGGCGATGGATCGCGAAGCGGGAAACCCCTATGGTGAGGCCAAGGAGCTGATCAACATCGGCGGTGCCTATGAAGATCTGGGCCAACCGGCGCGCGCGCTCGACTACTTCACGCAGTCGCTCGCCCTGCGGGAACAAATCGGTGACAAGGATGGGATGGTGCGATCGATCGGTGCGATCGCCAAGGTGCGGATGCGAACCGGCGACCCGCGCAGCGCGATCCCACTCTTCGAGCGCTCGATTGCGCTCGCGGGCGAGATCCAGAACCGGATAGACGAAGCCGAACAGCTCGGGCTGCTCGCGCAAGCGAAGGCAGCCGCCGGCGATAGCGCCGGGGCGTACGCGACGTTTAGGCTCTTCCACGAACGGCAGCAAGCCCTCCTCGACAGCGCGAGTCACCAGCGCATTGCGGAGATGGAGGCACAGTACAGGACGCGCGAGCGGGAACGCGACCTCACGCAGGTTCGACAGCTGGCCGAGTCTCGCCGCCGATGGCTGATCAGCCTGTCGATCGCAAGCGCCCTGCTCGCCGGCAGCCTCATGCTGGTCGGCGTCCTGCACGCGACGAAGCGGCGTGCGCGCCGCGCGCACGCAGAATCCGAGGCGCGATACCGCACGCTCTTCCAGTCCTCGACCATTCCGACCCTCCTCGTGGATCGGGAGCGCCGAACGGTCATCGACCTCAACGGCCCCACACGATCGCTGCTTGATCTCGCGGCAGATGTGCGAGCCCTGCCGCTGGCGGACATCGCCGCCGAGCCCATCCGGCTCGCGCTCGCACGCCTGCTGGATGCGCCGCGAGACGGGTCCATGGCCTTCGATGACCGGTGGACCGACGCAACCGGGCAGACGTGCTGGACGGAGGTGCGCGGCAGCGAAGTCGCACTCGACGGCCGGACCTCCCTCCTGGTCACGGTGCGCGATACCTCCGACCGTCACCGTCAGGACGAAGCACGCGAGCGCGAGGACCGCATCCAATCCCTGGGGGTGCTCGCCGGTGGGATCGCCCACGACTTCAACAATGCCCTGATGGCGATCCTCGGCAACGTGTCGTTGGCCAGGAATGCCGCGGACGAACAACGGAACGAGTTGCTCGGACAGGCAGAACTGGCGACACTGGGTGCCAGCCGCCTCACGCGACAATTGCTCACCTTCGCGCGGGGCGGACAGCCCGTGCGCCGAGCCACGAGCATCGCACAGCTGTTGCCAGGCGCCGTCGCGCTGGCCGAGGCGGGCGTGAAGGCCGCCGTGGACCTGAAGATCCCTGAGGGACTCTGGGCTGCAAGTGTCGACGCCGGACAATTCAGCCAGGTGATCGCCAACCTGGTGCTCAACGCGATCGAGGCCACCGACGGGCGTGGCCACGTGCGGGTGCGGGCGTCGAACCATGCCGGGACACTGGAGCCGGAAGGGGCGTCAGACAGTGCGCAGTTTGTTCGCATCGACGTGGAGGACGATGGCCCCGGCATTCCGGATACTGTGCTGCATCGAGTCTTTGATCCGTATTTCACGACCAAAGCCGGCGGCAACGGACTCGGGCTCGCGACCGCCTACTCCATCTGCCGTCAGCACGGCGGCACGCTGCGCGTGACATCGCGCGAAGGCGCCGGAACGACGTTCAGTGCCTGGTTTCCGGCGGGCGTGGACTGGGCAGTGGTCGCGCCACCAGCTCCCTCGGAGCAGCCGGACGGCGCGGGCACCATCCTGGTCCTCGACGACGAACCGATGGTCCGTCGCGTCCTCCAACGCATGCTGGCGGACTGGGGGTACGCCGTGCAGGAGTGCTCGGACGGCGCCGAAGCCGTTTCACGCTACGCAGAACGCCTGTCGCAGGGCATGCCCTTTGACCTGCTGATCATGGACCTGACGATTCCCGGCGGCATGGGTGGCCGGCAGGCAATGGCGGAGATTCTCGCCATCGACCCAAATGCTCGGGCCATCGTGGCGAGTGGATACGCGGATGACCCGACGATGTCCGCCTTCCGTGATGCGGGATTTCAGGCGGCGCTGGCCAAGCCGTTCCAGCGAGAGGATCTGGGGCGGGCGATCACTGCCGTGCTGGGCGAGTCCGCGGTGCGAAAGGGGTGA
- a CDS encoding oligosaccharide flippase family protein, producing MSTGAQSVRSGVITVAGRAAQLVLQLGLGIILQRILTKEDVGVQAYVFPVALLVQNIANGGLQSAIIQHKNLTAVESSAVFWASLRWNALLAAAMVPAAAVLALLNGDARVIPVATVWAVIIFGATFSAIPEALLKRQFRFGVVLGAHLVALLVSIVVSVLAARAGARYWSYLIQMAVVEFGRVGIIWTVSGWRPLPLAALGTATHEAVHELRSYWRGFAGSRFLGWMGEQCDRLAVGALLGFGPLGLYDTAKRWGTFAFIEPYLALTEVAIATLSRVRDDPARFAQYARNSFLPVLAASLPVAGFLFAEPLGVLHVLFGDEWVDSAPMLRLISLAVAIASISRLAQWVSLASGGDGPHRQLRWSFVTTPVFLVCVFVGVRYGAVGVAAGVAVANALTSLPGVLVLLGPTHVRARAVLPVWLIPMLASASAVLVLHLADARLPDAGKLGGLLVRGFVFVAVYLLAWAVIPGGRAMVRAARPGGEGALGG from the coding sequence GTGAGCACTGGCGCACAATCTGTCCGGTCCGGAGTCATCACGGTCGCCGGCCGTGCCGCGCAACTCGTCCTCCAACTCGGGCTCGGGATCATCCTCCAGCGCATCCTGACGAAGGAGGACGTGGGGGTACAAGCGTACGTCTTTCCGGTGGCGTTGCTTGTGCAGAACATCGCCAACGGTGGATTGCAGAGCGCGATCATCCAGCACAAGAACCTGACGGCGGTCGAGTCGAGCGCGGTCTTCTGGGCGTCGTTGCGATGGAATGCGCTGCTGGCGGCGGCGATGGTGCCGGCCGCGGCGGTCCTGGCGCTCCTGAACGGGGATGCGCGGGTCATCCCGGTGGCGACGGTGTGGGCGGTCATCATCTTTGGGGCGACGTTCAGCGCCATTCCCGAGGCACTCCTCAAGCGGCAGTTTCGCTTTGGGGTCGTGCTGGGAGCCCACCTGGTGGCGCTCCTGGTGTCCATCGTGGTGTCGGTGCTGGCGGCACGCGCCGGGGCGCGGTACTGGTCCTACCTGATCCAGATGGCGGTCGTGGAGTTTGGTCGCGTGGGGATCATCTGGACCGTCAGCGGGTGGCGACCACTCCCGCTCGCGGCGCTGGGCACGGCGACACACGAGGCCGTGCACGAGCTTCGCTCGTATTGGCGCGGCTTTGCGGGGTCGCGCTTTCTCGGTTGGATGGGGGAGCAGTGCGACCGCCTCGCCGTCGGGGCCTTGCTCGGATTTGGCCCGCTCGGGCTGTATGACACCGCCAAGCGATGGGGTACCTTCGCGTTCATCGAGCCGTACCTGGCGCTGACCGAGGTCGCCATTGCGACGCTGAGTCGCGTGCGCGACGACCCCGCACGTTTTGCACAGTACGCGCGGAATTCCTTCCTCCCCGTGCTCGCGGCGTCCCTCCCGGTCGCTGGCTTCCTGTTCGCGGAGCCACTTGGCGTCTTGCATGTCCTGTTTGGTGATGAGTGGGTGGACTCGGCGCCCATGTTGCGGCTCATCTCGCTGGCCGTGGCCATCGCCAGCATCAGTCGCCTGGCGCAGTGGGTCTCGCTGGCCAGTGGGGGTGACGGTCCCCACCGGCAGCTCCGCTGGTCGTTTGTAACGACGCCCGTCTTCCTGGTGTGCGTCTTTGTGGGCGTTCGGTATGGCGCGGTCGGAGTCGCCGCGGGGGTGGCGGTGGCCAATGCCCTGACGTCACTCCCTGGTGTCCTGGTCCTCCTGGGTCCCACGCACGTGAGGGCACGCGCGGTGCTTCCGGTATGGCTAATTCCCATGCTCGCGAGCGCGAGTGCCGTGCTGGTGTTGCACCTCGCAGACGCGCGACTCCCCGACGCCGGCAAGCTGGGGGGGCTGTTGGTCCGCGGGTTCGTCTTCGTCGCGGTGTATCTGCTCGCGTGGGCAGTGATTCCCGGCGGTCGGGCCATGGTGCGGGCTGCGCGTCCCGGTGGCGAGGGGGCGCTCGGGGGATAG
- a CDS encoding nitroreductase, whose amino-acid sequence MFHASKPSMNLADAIRTRRSVRQFTSRPVTREELEQLIAAATLAPNHRLTQPWRFYVMGPEARRAYGAVLGARKAKKIEDPAAAQAMIDKVAAAGAALPAQVAVAMVLAENLETREEDYAATMMAVQNLALTATALGLGTHIKTGAIMEDPRARAALGVPDGERIVSLIDLGEPAEQREPVARRAAAEVTAWLA is encoded by the coding sequence GTGTTCCACGCCTCGAAGCCCTCGATGAACCTCGCCGACGCCATTCGCACCCGACGTTCTGTTCGCCAGTTCACCAGCCGCCCGGTGACCCGGGAGGAGCTTGAGCAGCTAATTGCCGCGGCAACCCTCGCCCCGAACCACCGCCTCACGCAGCCGTGGCGCTTCTACGTCATGGGTCCGGAAGCGCGCCGGGCATACGGCGCCGTCCTCGGCGCTCGCAAGGCGAAGAAGATCGAGGATCCTGCCGCCGCACAGGCGATGATCGACAAGGTCGCCGCGGCTGGTGCGGCCCTGCCGGCACAGGTTGCCGTGGCGATGGTCCTCGCCGAGAACCTGGAGACGCGCGAGGAGGACTACGCGGCCACGATGATGGCCGTGCAGAACCTCGCGCTCACGGCAACGGCGCTCGGCCTGGGGACGCACATCAAGACGGGGGCGATCATGGAGGATCCGCGCGCGCGTGCGGCGCTCGGGGTCCCGGATGGAGAACGGATCGTCTCGCTGATCGACCTGGGCGAACCAGCCGAGCAACGTGAGCCCGTCGCGCGCCGCGCGGCTGCCGAAGTCACGGCCTGGTTGGCCTGA